The Dysidea avara chromosome 13, odDysAvar1.4, whole genome shotgun sequence genome includes a region encoding these proteins:
- the LOC136243437 gene encoding transient receptor potential cation channel subfamily A member 1-like, with translation MDTAPTLQTQADSNYAGCAGDSTNSLQPTRQSDEEGEDVGELEGGNIGRESQPVEPKIDVNVLKNEILVDGMQAAADGDVETLQELILKFGKVQIPHDTLINMHNLLGYTMLHYAVMYKRMNCIEALIELGADIERTTNNETRDTPLLLAIKFLNLFPPSYEEEDEKVLNENKMEVVRFLIAQGCKVHYTNKANESPIVLATKLQNVELVEELVKRRELDVNTRNHHGKTPLHMVAATGNDEIALVLLRHGADVQLKDTGGSTPLHIACYRGNTSIVELIFKERPQSRDVLLTQADRAGNIPLMIAKKSPNNSTAIINFLISHDVDLQSTNEMSETLLHMFGPTDNAESTMLIVKRAPSLLSSRNIYRQTPLHIAAMMGHKESLLVFIRSGADITARDNNEMIPLMLAIQAEKAEIISVMLNLGLDIHAEATNDKSIIEWAIEKEYTSLVKALIERGQEAATQFVDDEENTFLHVAAKSGSLRTIHVLLSSSVTEGLVRSQNKDYRTPLHIAAQYGNLQCLKELLDGGADVTKVDKDNNNILHIACIYGQLNTVQFLLQSGLISPELSNGKLGTPLSCAAYHGHDHIVSCLLGRDVSCNGSYADLKVSPLLLATQQGHIKVVKVLLEYPRIDVTLTNEAGHNALAEAIVKGYKEVALEIITSDHRDKAMRMCTKDNMTPMRLLIMHMPDLAKVIMDKCIVANEGASGVTHITYNYEFIDDFDDPKLGTVGKFMLEKVLPFKSKQRQDDVSLVVMNKQVQNDLFESEQPSSSFEYSSSWKPRVYDKSNHTLALMVESERIELLQHPLVTELMNHKWNRITLPSFLLQTGLYTVFLGFLTSYVLLLPNPRGSICRRRNLTEDCPELSTRKTEFLFAATIILLLFSVLNLIVEGLQALSRRLDYLKEWDNYMQLTIPALTITFVISNKLHDCFCPSGPQWQLGSLVIFLAWFNFILLMRSVPFTAIPINMLFGITRSFLKVIVLPVLLITSFGIPLFLLLHQPGEHDPFETIFTTFLKSLTMTTGELEFVDNFIERDVFYPFVYYFWIVFVIIMPVLFNNLLVGLAVGDTREELQKANLTKLALQISSVLELEERLPSVRLYFSEKSRVVTRNHRNLSKIPFLQSSSFDSKVKAINESNETNSNLMEEYQKKNPLVEIREELKQHKNEMHLLREFVVKAIENLPLQLGKLSNSAMVATKVTKNEMICDENTEIMDNQGLELPLPVPDLL, from the exons GCTGCTGCTGATGGAGATGTAGAGACACTTCAGGAGTtgattttgaaatttggcaaaGTTCAAATACCTCATGATACGCTGATTAACATGCACAATTTACTTGGCTATACCATGTTACACTATGCAGTTATGTACAAGAGGATGAACTGTATTGAAGCCTTGATTGAACTAGGAGCAG ATATTGAACGTACCACTAACAATGAGACCAGAGATACTCCATTGCTTCTTGCAATAAAATTTCTCAATTTATTTCCTCCAAGTTATGAGGAAGAAGATGAAAAAGTTTTGAATGAAAACAAAATGGAAGTTGTCAGATTTTTGATTGCTCAAGGATGCAAAGTACACTACACAAACAAGGCCAATGAATCACCAATTGTTCTTGCAACAAAACTGCAGAATGTTGAGCTGGTTGAAGAATTGGTGAAGAGAAGAGAATTAGATGTCAACACCAGAAATCACCATGGAAAGACACCACTACACATGGTAGCAGCTACTGGCAATGATGAAATTGCACTAGTTCTGTTACGTCATGGTGCTGATGTTCAACTTAAGGATACTGGTGGATCAACCCCATTGCACATTGCATGCTACCGAGGAAATACCAGCATTGTAGAGCTGATCTTCAAGGAACGACCACAGAGTAGAGATGTCCTATTGACTCAGGCTGACAGAGCTGGTAATATTCCACTGATGATTGCAAAAAAGTCTCCCAACAACAGTACTGCCATTATCAACTTCTTGATTTCACATGATGTGGACTTGCAGAGTACAAATGAAATGAGTGAGACACTACTCCATATGTTTGGTCCTACTGATAATGCAGAATCAACCATGCTTATTGTTAAAAGGGCACCTTCCCTTTTAAGTTCTCGAAACATTTATCGTCAAACTCCTTTACACATTGCTGCAATGATGGGACACAAAGAGAGTTTACTTGTCTTTATTAGAAG TGGAGCTGACATTACTGCAAGAGATAATAATGAAATGATTCCTCTTATGTTGGCAATCCAAGCTGAAAAAGCTGAAATCATTTCTGTTATGCTTAACCTGGGACTTGACATTCACGCTGAAGCTACAAATGACAAGTCCATTATTGAATGGGCAATTGAAAAAGAGTACACCTCATTGGTGAag GCTCTTATTGAGAGAGGTCAAGAAGCTGCTACTCAATTTGTGGATGATGAGGAAAACACATTTCTGCATGTTGCAGCAAAGTCAGGTTCTCTGAGGACCATACAT GTCTTACTAAGTAGCTCTGTAACTGAAGGACTGGTGCGTTCTCAAAATAAAGACTATCGTACTCCATTACATATAGCAGCACAGTATGGCAATCTCCA GTGTCTTAAAGAACTACTAGATGGTGGTGCTGATGTCACTAAAGTGGATAAAGACAACAACAATATTCTACACATTGCCTGTATCTATGGACAACTCAATACTGTTCAGTTCCTCCTACAGAGTGGGTTAATATCACCAGAACTCAG CAATGGAAAGTTAGGCACACCATTGTCATGTGCTGCCTACCATGGTCATGATCACATTGTGAGCTGCTTACTTGGTCGAGATGTGTCTTGCAATGGAAGTTATGCTGATTTGAAG GTCTCTCCTCTGTTGTTGGCTACACAACAAGGTCACATTAAAGTTGTGAAGGTGTTACTAGAGTACCCCAGAATTGATGTGACATTGACCAATGAGGCAGGTCACAATGCATTGGCTGAAGCCATTGTAAAAGGCTACAA GGAGGTTGCTCTAGAAATTATCACTAGTGACCACAGGGACAAAGCCATGAGAATGTGCACTAAAGATAACATGACTCCAATGAGACTGCTTATTATGCATATGCCAG ATTTGGCCAAAGTTATCATGGACAAGTGCATTGTGGCTAATGAAGGAGCCAGTGGAGTTACACACATAACATACAACTATGAGTTCATTGATGACTTTGATGATCCTAAACTTGGAACAGTGGGAAAATTCATGCTAGAAAAGGTTCTACCATTTAAATCAAAGCAGCGACAGGATGATGTTTCTCTGGTGGTGATGAACAAGCAAGTACAAAATGATTTGTTTGAGTCTGAACAACCAAGCTCTTCATTTGAGTACAGCTCCAGTTGGAAACCTCGTGTCTATGACAAGAGTAACCATACTTTGGCCTTAATG GTTGAGTCAGAAAGAATTGAATTACTACAACATCCTCTAGTAACTGAGTTGATGAATCACAAATGGAATAGAATAACACTACCATCTTTCCTGCTACAAACTGGATTATATACTGTGTTCCTGGGGTTCCTTACCTCCTACGTGTTGTTGCTACCTAACCCAAGAGGTAGCATCTGCAGAAGAAGAA ATCTTACTGAAGATTGTCCTG AATTATCAACTAGAAAAACAGAGTTCCTTTTTGCAGCCACAATCATCTTGTTGCTATTTTCTGTTCTAAATTTAATAGTGGAGGGACTGCAAGCTTTAAGTAGAAGACTGGACTATCTGAAAGAATGGGATAATTATATGCAATTAACTATCCCTGCATTGACAATCACCTTTGTGATTAGTAACAAATTGCATGATTGCTTCTGTCCAAGTGGTCCTCAATGGCAACTTGGAAGTCTGGTTATATTCCTGGCATGGTTTAATTTCATTTTGCTGATGAGAAGTGTTCCTTTTACTGCCATCCCTATCAATATGCTATTTGGCATCACTCGTTCATTTTTGAAAGTTATTGTTCTTCCTGTACTTCTGATTACTTCATTTGGGATCCCTTTGTTTTTATTGCTTCATCAACCA GGTGAACATGATCCATTTGAAACAATTTTCACCACATTTCTTAAATCCTTGACAATGACAACTGGGGAACTTGAGTTTGTTGACAACTTCATTGAACGAGATGTGTTTTATCCCTTTGTATACTACTTCTGGATTGTGTTTGTCATTATAATGCCAGTACTGTTCAACAACCTACTG GTTGGTTTGGCTGTCGGTGATACCAGAGAAGAGTTGCAAAAAGCAAACCTCACAAAACTTGCACTGCAG ATTAGCTCGGTTCTAGAACTTGAGGAAAGATTACCATCAGTTCGGCTTTATTTCTCAGAAAAGTCCAGAGTGGTAACAAGAAATCACAGAAATTTATCTAAGATACCTTTCCTGCAAAGCAGTTCCTTTGATAGCAAAGTGAAGGCAATTAATGAGTCAAATGAAACAAACTCAAATCTTATGGAAGAGTATCAA AAAAAGAATCCTTTGGTAGAGATTAGAGAAGAGCTTAAGCAGCACAAAAATGAAATGCACCTTCTAAGAGAGTTTGTTGTCAAAGCAATTGAGAATTTGCCTTTACAACTGGGTAAGCTTAGTAACAGTGCAATGGTTGCTACTAAAGTAACCAAGAATGAGATGATATGTGATGAGAATACAGAGATCATGGATAATCAGGGACTAGAATTACCCTTACCAGTACCAGATCTCCTTTAA